A window from Pseudonocardia cypriaca encodes these proteins:
- a CDS encoding TOBE domain-containing protein, protein MPQFRIADAARLLGVSDDTVRRWVDAGTLPVQADASNRKVIDGAALAAFAREHATAPPDPSDVQSSARNRLVGLVTSVVTDRVMAQVEMQCGPHRIVSLMSSEAVREMGLEPGALAVAVIKSTTVVVETPGATS, encoded by the coding sequence GTGCCGCAGTTCAGGATTGCCGACGCCGCCCGGTTGCTCGGAGTCAGCGATGACACCGTGCGACGCTGGGTCGACGCGGGCACCTTGCCCGTGCAGGCCGACGCGTCGAACCGCAAGGTCATCGACGGCGCCGCGCTCGCCGCGTTCGCCCGGGAGCACGCGACCGCGCCGCCGGACCCGTCCGACGTGCAGAGCTCGGCGCGCAACCGGCTGGTCGGCCTCGTCACCTCGGTGGTGACCGACCGGGTGATGGCGCAGGTGGAGATGCAGTGCGGCCCGCACCGGATCGTCTCGCTCATGTCCAGCGAGGCGGTGCGCGAGATGGGCCTCGAGCCCGGCGCGCTCGCCGTGGCCGTGATCAAGTCGACGACGGTGGTCGTCGAGACCCCGGGAGCGACCTCGTGA
- a CDS encoding acyl-CoA dehydrogenase family protein — protein sequence MDFEPSTAAADHTKRMRAFLDEKVLPAEAGYESFRAERRGTPQEWDLPPVVEELKTEARGRGLWNLFLPSISGLSNLDYAPVAEVSGWSPTIAPEAINCQAPDTGNMETLHLFGTPEQKEQWLEPLLEGEIRSAFAMTEPDVASSDATNIQTRIRRDGDEYVITGRKWWISGSADPRCKIFIVMGKTDPEAAKHRQQSMVLVPRDTPGLEIKRHLPTFGYQDQHGHSELEFHDVRVPASNLLGEEGGGFAIAQARLGPGRIHHCMRLIGMAERAIDLMVRRARSRTAFGRPLADQGVVREQIAHSRIEVEQARLLVLKTAWLIDRYGSKGAATEIAAIKALCPRMACGVIDRAMQVHGGAGMSDDVPLASFYVWARALRFADGPDEVHLRTVARQELGRHD from the coding sequence GTGGACTTCGAACCCAGCACCGCCGCTGCCGACCACACGAAGCGGATGCGCGCGTTCCTCGACGAGAAGGTCCTGCCGGCCGAGGCCGGGTACGAGTCCTTCCGGGCCGAGCGCCGGGGCACCCCGCAGGAGTGGGACCTGCCGCCCGTCGTCGAGGAGCTGAAGACCGAGGCGCGCGGCCGCGGGCTGTGGAACCTCTTCCTGCCGAGCATCTCGGGGCTGTCCAACCTCGACTACGCCCCGGTCGCGGAGGTATCGGGCTGGTCCCCGACGATCGCGCCGGAGGCCATCAACTGCCAGGCCCCCGACACCGGGAACATGGAGACGCTGCACCTGTTCGGCACGCCCGAGCAGAAGGAACAGTGGCTCGAGCCGCTGCTGGAGGGCGAGATCCGTTCGGCGTTCGCGATGACGGAGCCCGACGTCGCGTCCTCGGACGCGACGAACATCCAGACCCGCATCCGCCGCGACGGCGACGAGTACGTGATCACCGGACGCAAGTGGTGGATCTCCGGCTCCGCCGACCCGCGCTGCAAGATCTTCATCGTCATGGGCAAGACCGACCCCGAGGCGGCCAAGCACCGGCAGCAGTCGATGGTGCTCGTGCCGCGCGACACCCCCGGTCTCGAGATCAAGCGGCACCTCCCGACGTTCGGCTACCAGGACCAGCACGGGCACTCCGAGCTGGAGTTCCACGACGTGCGCGTGCCGGCATCCAACCTGCTCGGCGAGGAGGGCGGCGGCTTCGCGATCGCCCAGGCCCGGCTCGGCCCCGGCCGCATCCACCACTGCATGCGCCTGATCGGCATGGCCGAGCGCGCGATCGACCTCATGGTGCGCCGCGCCCGCTCCCGCACGGCGTTCGGCAGGCCGCTCGCCGACCAGGGCGTGGTGCGCGAGCAGATCGCCCACTCGCGGATCGAGGTCGAGCAGGCCCGGCTGCTCGTCCTCAAGACGGCGTGGCTCATCGACCGGTACGGCTCGAAGGGCGCGGCCACCGAGATCGCCGCGATCAAGGCCCTCTGCCCCCGCATGGCGTGCGGGGTGATCGACCGCGCCATGCAGGTGCACGGCGGCGCGGGCATGAGCGACGACGTGCCGCTGGCCTCCTTCTACGTCTGGGCCCGCGCCCTGCGCTTCGCCGACGGGCCCGACGAGGTCCACCTGCGCACGGTCGCCCGCCAGGAGCTGGGCCGCCACGACTGA